The genomic DNA ACTTTCATTCATCATGATTTCTTCTTCACTTACAGGTTTTACATAAGGCACAGTCAGTGCTTTCCCCTCTTTAGATAGGGCCACAAACGTTAGAAAGGAGGTTGCCGCTAATTGCCTTTCCCCCGTCATCAGATTCTCTGAAATCACTTTAACGAACACTTCCATAGAAGATTTCCCGACCCAAGTGACATAAGATTCCAAGCAAACTGAATGATCCTTTTGGATGGGAAATAGAAAATCAACCGAATCCGTTGATGCCGTTACAATCTCACATCGTGCATGTCTTGAGGCAGAAATCGATGCGACATCGTCGATCATGCTCATCAATTTCCCACCAAATAATGTCCCATGGTTATTGGTATCTAGTGGAAACACCCTGCTTGTCTTAATCACTCTGGACTGTGAACATGTTTTTGTTATTCTATCTGTCATCGTTCTTCCTCGCTTCTTCTTTTTGATTATTATACTCTAATTTTTGGCACGTACTATGCACTTGTTTTATTTAAAAACAATTTTCATGATCTTTACACCACATTAAAACTACCTTCATCTTTCTCAAATATAATTTTAAAAATAGAACATCAAGGAGGAGTAACCATGCGTAGTGTGAAGAATTCGGTGATAGGTAATGTGGAAGGAATTTTACGAGATTACGAGGATGGGTACAAATGGGAAGCTTTAGTAAATGAATTATCCTACAGCGATCTAAAACATCTCGTATCTTTAGCGAAAGAAGCCGAGCATTGCCAAAAAGTACTTTCTGATATTGCAACGATTGTAAGATCATCCACTGAAAAAGAAACGGTAGAAAAAATAATGATTAAGTTATCGCAATCGTAAAAAAAGCTACCAATGTTTGGTAGCCAATTTTTATAAAGAATTATAGTAACCGCATACAAAGGAATTCATTACAAATTAACTGTAACGTGACTTACGAAGTTTAGCATCAAGGACCAGATTACCGAAAGGAATAAACGCAACAGCAAATGCCGATGTGATCCATACAAAAGACCACCTAATTTTAAAAGTGACATACGCAATCATAAACACATACATGACAAATAGCATACCGTGAATCGAACCAACCAATGTGACTACTTCCGGAAACCCTGCGAAGTATTTAAGGGGCATAGCAATAAATATCAAGACGAGCAGAGATACACCCTCTAAGAGGCCCATGAACCGAAATTTTGCGATTGGCGAGTTAAGCATTCTTTTTTCCCTCCTGGCTTCTAATCCATATTGCTTCTCAAATGACTATGATAGCCATTTTTACCATTAATAGATATATAATAACATGTTTGTACAATTATCACTGTAAAAAAGTAATTAAAAAACCAAAGCCCTGAATCCAAGCTTTGGTTCACTCTTCCCCTATTTCTAGAACCTTTTCACATAACAATCATACTCATTTGATAACTGCATCCCCATCTTTTCGTATAAGGTCTTAGCCTGAACATTATCTGCTGCCGTCTCTAATTGAACAAAATGGGCATTTCTCTCTTCACAAAACTGAAAAACTTCCTGTATTAATGCTCTACCGATGCCTTTCATTCTATAGTTTGTATCTACATACAAATCGTTAAGGATGTATCCTTTTTTCATACCAACAGACGAAAAGGTTGGATAAAGCTGCGTGAATCCAACAGCCGTTTCTCCCTCCATTGCTAGAAAAATGACTGACTCTTGATTTGCTATTCTTTCTTGAATAAATTGTCTTGCACCTTCAAGATTGCTAGTTTGTTCGTAAAACATCCGGTATGCATTGAATAATGGGGTTATTAGCTCTAGTAAAGTTATATCGGCCTTCATAATATCCATCTTCCTCTTCCCTTCTTTCAATAAATCTATTTCTATCTTACAATCAATCTGACATAATAAAAGGAACAGTTTTTATCAAATACATATGTCAGATGGGAGTTCTTAATGAAAGAGTTAGTCTTACAACTAAACGATAAGAGTCCTAAATATAAACAAATTTATGAAAATATTCGCTCCCTTATTGAAGATGGAGTGATCCCCAATGATACAAAGCTTCCGTCCATTCGTCAGTTAGCTATGATTTTACATGTGAGCAGAAACACCACTCTTATTGCGTATGAACAATTAATGGCAGAGGGTTATATACGAAGTGAAGAGAAAAAAGGGTACTTTGTCGAAGCGTTCGAGCCTATTGATTTACAGCACTCCATTTCCATAGAGAATAACCTTCGCGCTAGCGAGGCATCAATAAAAGTGAATTTTCGTGCTGGAACCGTTGATCAACAGGCTTTCCCGTTAAAAGCTTGGCGAAGATGTAGTAACGATGTGTTAAAGGAAGACATGATTTATACTTACGGAGAAATGCAGGGTGATCCCCTCCTGAGAAGTCAAATTTCTAGCTACTTACTTCAATCAAGAGGAATTCAAACCACACCGGAACAAATCATCATCGGCAGCAGCACGCAACAACTACTGATGCACTTGTCCCTTTTTCTAAAAAAAGATTTTTCTAGCATTGCCGTAGAAAATCCTGGCTATGACGGAGCTCGGGTAGTCTTTCAACTACATGGGTATCACTTAGATCCCATAGAAGTAGGTGCAAAAGGACTTTCACTTGAACAGCTTGAAATGACGGACTCCAAGCTTGTATACATCACTCCGTCCCATCAGTTTCCTACCGGTGTCACCATGCCTGTTCCTGAACGGCAGCAATTACTAAAATGGGCGGAAACACAGGATGGATTTATTATAGAAGATGACTACGATAGCGAATTTCGTTACAAACAGCGGCCGATACCGGCCTTATTATCGTTACAGGCTGGTGCGCGTGTGATTTACCTTGGTACTTTTTCAAAAGCATTTATCCCTTCGATCCGTTTAAGCTACATGGTATTGCCCTCCATTCTAATCAAACCATATGTAGAACAGTTCTCCGGTCTGGAGCAAGGTACCTCGAGCATTCATCAGCGAACGATGGCACGCTTCATGGAACATGGATATTGGGATTCACATATTCGGAAAATGCGCACCACTTACAAACGGAAGATGCACAATCTAGTCACCTGCCTGCAGGAAGCATTCGGAGAGGCGATCGAAATCATCGGTTCCCAATCAGGATTATATATACTAATCAGGATTCGAGGAGCAACAAAAGAGGACAAACTGATTCAACAAGCACTTTCACACGGTGTGAAAGTGTACCCAACATCCATTTACTATGTAACAAACGAACAGGGAACCATACTTAAGCTTGGTTTTAGTAATCTATCAATCGAACAAATCCAATTAGGTGTACAATTGCTGAAACAAGCTTGGAGGTTTTAGGAATTTCTCCAAATATTTCCTCATTTAATAATAGTAGACCTTTTTAGAAATGAGGAAATTGCGATGTACAACCTCTATTGTCGAATGTATCAGTTCGCCTATAAAACCGCTGCTCCCTTTTTTGATTGGAGAAAGCCTGAGCTATTAGAAGGAGAAAACAGCCTGATCAAGCTTCCCCCTCTCTTGAAACTGAAAGGAATTGGGAGCGTTTTAATTGTGACCGATAAAGGGATTACATCCATTGGTTTGCTTGATCGTTTACTGGCTGGGTTAGAAGGAAAAGAAATTGACTATGTTATTTATGACGAAACCGTACCAAATCCAACGATCAATAATATTGAAGAAGCTTTACAATTATATAAAGACTATCAATGCCATGGAATTATCGGTTTTGGAGGCGGCTCACCCATTGACTGCGCAAAAGGAGTCGCTGCACGAATTGCGCGTCCTAGTAAAACGATACCTGAAATGAAAGGACAGCTAAAGGTAAGAAAGCCAACTCCTCCACTCATTGCGGTACCAACAACTGCTGGAACAGGGAGTGAAGCGACAGTAGCTGCGGTCATTTCGAACAGTGAAACACTCGAAAAGTATGCGATTAATGACCATGTATTGATCCCGGATCTAGCCGTTCTGGATCCGATGCTTACCATGAAGCTTCCTCCTCCTATCACCTCGACGACGGGAATGGATGCCCTCACCCATGCCGTGGAAGCATACATTGGCAGAAGCAATACAGAAGAAACCCTTCAATGCA from Robertmurraya sp. FSL R5-0851 includes the following:
- a CDS encoding hotdog domain-containing protein, with product MTDRITKTCSQSRVIKTSRVFPLDTNNHGTLFGGKLMSMIDDVASISASRHARCEIVTASTDSVDFLFPIQKDHSVCLESYVTWVGKSSMEVFVKVISENLMTGERQLAATSFLTFVALSKEGKALTVPYVKPVSEEEIMMNESAPMRADNRKKRREHSKTLGEKINVNVPWG
- a CDS encoding DUF3817 domain-containing protein, whose amino-acid sequence is MLNSPIAKFRFMGLLEGVSLLVLIFIAMPLKYFAGFPEVVTLVGSIHGMLFVMYVFMIAYVTFKIRWSFVWITSAFAVAFIPFGNLVLDAKLRKSRYS
- a CDS encoding GNAT family N-acetyltransferase, yielding MDIMKADITLLELITPLFNAYRMFYEQTSNLEGARQFIQERIANQESVIFLAMEGETAVGFTQLYPTFSSVGMKKGYILNDLYVDTNYRMKGIGRALIQEVFQFCEERNAHFVQLETAADNVQAKTLYEKMGMQLSNEYDCYVKRF
- the pdxR gene encoding MocR-like pyridoxine biosynthesis transcription factor PdxR, whose product is MKELVLQLNDKSPKYKQIYENIRSLIEDGVIPNDTKLPSIRQLAMILHVSRNTTLIAYEQLMAEGYIRSEEKKGYFVEAFEPIDLQHSISIENNLRASEASIKVNFRAGTVDQQAFPLKAWRRCSNDVLKEDMIYTYGEMQGDPLLRSQISSYLLQSRGIQTTPEQIIIGSSTQQLLMHLSLFLKKDFSSIAVENPGYDGARVVFQLHGYHLDPIEVGAKGLSLEQLEMTDSKLVYITPSHQFPTGVTMPVPERQQLLKWAETQDGFIIEDDYDSEFRYKQRPIPALLSLQAGARVIYLGTFSKAFIPSIRLSYMVLPSILIKPYVEQFSGLEQGTSSIHQRTMARFMEHGYWDSHIRKMRTTYKRKMHNLVTCLQEAFGEAIEIIGSQSGLYILIRIRGATKEDKLIQQALSHGVKVYPTSIYYVTNEQGTILKLGFSNLSIEQIQLGVQLLKQAWRF
- a CDS encoding iron-containing alcohol dehydrogenase; the protein is MYNLYCRMYQFAYKTAAPFFDWRKPELLEGENSLIKLPPLLKLKGIGSVLIVTDKGITSIGLLDRLLAGLEGKEIDYVIYDETVPNPTINNIEEALQLYKDYQCHGIIGFGGGSPIDCAKGVAARIARPSKTIPEMKGQLKVRKPTPPLIAVPTTAGTGSEATVAAVISNSETLEKYAINDHVLIPDLAVLDPMLTMKLPPPITSTTGMDALTHAVEAYIGRSNTEETLQCSKEAVQLIFENLYEAFSNGSNIEARKNMQKASYLAGIAFTRAYVGYVHAIAHTLGGFYSVPHGLANAIILPYVLEYYGESVHQPLAELADLIGITSADETDSLKAQKFIEEIKKLNRDMNIPNTFDCLQNRDLPIMVDRAFREANPLYPVPKILDKHDLFSLYEMIKE